A stretch of DNA from Pseudomonas sp. HN11:
CGAGCTTGCGCCACAGATGATTTGGTTATATTTTATACAGTTATTTCATCTTCATCATGTCATTCATCTTTTCCATTTCATCTTCAAAGTCAAAATTACCTATGACCACTGAACCGTCTAAAGCGCCGCCGCTTTACCCGAAGACCCACCTGCTCGCCGCAAGTGGTATCGCCGCCCTTCTCAGCCTGGCGCTCCTGGTATTCCCTTCCAGTGACGTAGAAGCCAAACGAACATCTCTGAGCCTTGACCTGGAAAGTCCAGTTGAACAACTGACACAAGATCAAGACGCTTCCGACGCGCAACAAGCCACAAACGCACCTGCCGAATCGCCGTTCGCCCAAATAGAAAGCAGCCCCGAAGATACCCAGCAAGCAGTCCAGGACCAGCCTGCGCCTGTTGCCGAGGCCGCCAAGAACCCACAACACCGCGAAGTGATCGTGGCCAAGGGCGACACCTTGTCGACCCTGTTCGAAAAAGTCGGCCTCCCGGCTGCCACCGTCAATGAGGTACTCGGCAGCGACAAGCAGGCCAAGCAGTTCACCCAGCTCAAACACGGCCAGAAACTTGAGTTCGAACTGACGCCCGATGGCCAGTTGCACAACCTGCACAGTAATGTCAGCGATCTCGAAAGCATCACCTTGACCAAAGGTGCCAAGGGCTTTGCTTTCAACCGCATCACAACCAAACCGGTGATGCGCTCCGCTTATGTACACGGCGTCATCAACAGTTCTCTGTCACAGTCAGCTGCCCGCGCCGGCCTGTCCCACAGCATGACCATGGACATGGCCAGCGTGTTCGGCTACGACATCGACTTCGCCCAGGACATCCGTCAAGGCGACGAATTCGACGTGATCTACGAGCAAAAAGTCGCCAACGGCAAGGTCGTCGGCACCGGCAACATTCTCTCCGCTCGTTTTACCAACCGCGGCAAGACCTACACCGCCGTGCGTTACACCAACAAGCAAGGCAACAGCAGTTACTACACCGCCGACGGCAATAGCATGCGCAAGGCCTTCATACGCACGCCGGTGGACTTCGCTCGTATTAGCTCGCGCTTCT
This window harbors:
- a CDS encoding peptidoglycan DD-metalloendopeptidase family protein — translated: MTTEPSKAPPLYPKTHLLAASGIAALLSLALLVFPSSDVEAKRTSLSLDLESPVEQLTQDQDASDAQQATNAPAESPFAQIESSPEDTQQAVQDQPAPVAEAAKNPQHREVIVAKGDTLSTLFEKVGLPAATVNEVLGSDKQAKQFTQLKHGQKLEFELTPDGQLHNLHSNVSDLESITLTKGAKGFAFNRITTKPVMRSAYVHGVINSSLSQSAARAGLSHSMTMDMASVFGYDIDFAQDIRQGDEFDVIYEQKVANGKVVGTGNILSARFTNRGKTYTAVRYTNKQGNSSYYTADGNSMRKAFIRTPVDFARISSRFSMGRKHPILNKIRAHKGVDYAAPRGTPIKAAGDGKVLLAGRRGGYGNTVIIQHGNTYRTLYGHMQGFAKGVQTGGTVKQGQVIGYIGTTGLSTGPHLHYEFQVNGVHVDPLGQKLPMADPIAKAERARFMQQSQPLMARMDQERSTLLASAKR